Within the Phycodurus eques isolate BA_2022a chromosome 15, UOR_Pequ_1.1, whole genome shotgun sequence genome, the region ttaaaaaaattggcagAAAAGTACTTTTCAGTGAACCATGCCAAAATGTTACAGGATGGTCATCTATGACTTTCTTCTAGCgacaatgtatttattacaaTATTGCTCTAACGAACTATTGTAAACAAACTTGGACAGAGAGCTCATTTATGTTGTATTTCTGGAAAACATTTCTTATGCTAATATTACACATAATTCTGGTACAAAACTGCAATTATTGCCAACATTAAGTGAGAGGTGGAGGAACTTTATTtagaattggaaaaaaaaaaacactgaaattaGTTAAAACTGTAATGTGATGTGAAataggtatttttatttttaatctgaaAAAGTGGATAGTTATattgtttttccaaatttaaaaaaactaaatatttcaaCATTGAACCACAACAAAATGTAACTTAAGGCATCCAATGAATCAAAACACTTTTATCATATAGCATTACTCAGAACTGGCAGGAACACATTTGGCGTCATcattatggaaataaaataattttttaaaatgttactatGCATAATTCCAATACAACCCTGAAATCAACCGTGACAACATGATGTTGAATTTGAAACCAACCTTTGAAATAAGTTGACTATTTACacagtatatgtactgtatgtatttatacaggtacatctcaataaattggaatgtcctggaaatgtttatttcagtactgtaattaaattcaaaaagtgaactCATATGTtgtatagattcattaaacacaggATATTCTGTTTCATAAAGACAATTCCTACTTAATTTCtgtttaaaatcattttggaatgtttcttatgtaatattCCAATTTCTTAAGACGGCGAATTTGGGTTTTTTCATGAGGTATAAGATCTAATCAGCAAAATTACGAGAAATAAATATATCACTACATACAAGTGAGCaaattgtgacattttcaaatctactgaaattaataaaattttccAGGATTTTCTAATGTATTGAGATGCACGTTTAATTTTCTTATGGCCTGTGCGTGCACCGGATGTGCTGAGTCTGACAAGTTGACCATGAGTCAAAAAGTGGAGTATGTCACATTAATAGTGACAAAGTGATGCGTCAGATGCTCCACTCTTCCGCGACGCCATTTCCCAACATAATTAGCACTCTTACAAATTGTGAGTGACTTGTTAAACATCAATGAGTGTCAGCATCCAGCAGAATCTCATGGTCTAATTATTCAATGCAAAGTTACACATCTACTTTACATACTGTGTACCTTTGGAGAGGCCTTCATTACTTATTGTGTATATAGTGTATGCTGAGTTTTTGCCTGAACAAATATGGTtatattttggtatttaaaaaaaacaaaacatttcaaatacagtgccgtgaaaaagtattggcccccttctcaaattcttatattttttgcatagtttccccactttaatgtttaaaatcatcaaacacatttaaatataagACAAATATAGCCCcagtgattttaaaatgttgtttttaaaagttaatTTAATGTATTAAGGAAAAAGAGTATTCAAAgtcacctggccctgtgtgaaaaagtaatagggagagccattatcctaacaaggagaaaacatggaacagtggtgaaccttcgcAGGAGGCTCCAAAATTGACCCTAagacagtgatttccaacctttatggagtgaaggcacatattttacaattggaaaatctcacggcacaccaacaaacaaaaatgtcacaaaaagtagatacacagtaattactgtatgtacttcctgccatctaatagaagagtaATAGaagccatctaatagaagagtcTAATAGAATAGTCTATCacaatgcctcactggcataaatagagtaacaaagatacattatttcttgtaaatgaataattttttgagcaggtaagtaaaatttgataatttcccacggcacacctgaagatcgctcatggcacactaatgtgccacggcacactggttgggaatcactgccctaagagaacagcaatgacacaTCTAGGAGGcgacaaaggaactcaggacaacttctaaagaactgcaggcctcccttgcctgagttaaggtcagtgttcacaacacaacaacaaggaAGAGACTtgccaaaaatggcatccatggcagaggtCCAAGGGCGAAAATCACTGCTGACCAACAAGAACTTAAAGGCTCatattacttttgcaaaaaaaaagacttgagaGAATTTTATATGGACTGAGATGAAATTTTAGCTTTTTTGAAAGTGTGTGTCTTGTGCCATCTGGTGTAAAtctagcacagcatttcagaaatggAACATCATAACAGcaggctgcttttctccttcaggacctggacaactcgctgtgattgatggaaccatgaattctgctctttaacagaaaatccttaaggagaatgttcagccatcacttTGTGACCTAAGTTtaagtgcacttgggttctgcagcaggataacgatccaaaacacaacagcaagttAAATTCAGAATggcttacaaaaacaaaatgaaggttttggtgaggcctagtcaaagtccagacttgaatccaactgaaatgcagtggcgtgaccttaaaaaggccgttcatgcttgaGAATCCTCCATTTtttctgaattcaaacaattctgcaagcaAGAGCGGgctaaaatatctccacagagatgtgaaagactaattgccagttatagaaaatgcttgatttcagttgttgctactGAGGATGGCCTAACCAGtttttaggttgttttttttccttaataaatacaGTCACCAattgaaaacagcattttagttcacttgggttatatttggccgatatttacatttgtttgatgatttgaAACATGGAAATGGGGGAAATATGCAAACATTTATGAATttaagaagggggccaatactttttcacagctaTGTATTTAGTTTTTACGTGACCAAATATGGTTACATTTtgggtattttgtttttaaataaaataaaattaaaatcacTGATCACATGCAGTATGATCTATGCGTAGGGTTAAAATGAGAAACTTTTTACTTGTGGTTCAAATTCTTAATAAGAGCACCAACGCCGCCCTCTATCGTTCACACTAGAAATGACAAGCTCAACACCCTTTGGGGGAATGTTCCGTGGCATCTTGTCTATTTACAATGTGACAGTTGGAACAGTATGACACTTGGTAACAAATAGTTCCCAGCATTCTTTATTCATTGAAAACATATTTCTTTGCACATGGGGCCTGACATTATTTAAGTTTCAGCATTTACGGTCAGTTCCAGTGCTTCGTGATACATATCATATTTGAGAAAAGCACAGACGATTGATGAAAAGTCCAAAGTAATAACGACAGAAGGCAACATCACGTCATCAAGAAACAGCCTAATGTCagaataaaaattaaaagataaaaagaatACGACAGTGGCCTCGTGGTGCAAAAGTCTAGTcagtgcatgtactgtatacgtTTGTTCTGGTACAAGGCAAATCAATGAAGTTGTGCTGTATAACAAAGACTGAGCCAAATTATAAACAACAAACATCCTTCAAGCTTCCCGGATCAAGTCAGACTGGCCCAATtcacacattacacacacattataaTATACTGTCATACAGAGATGGCCTACCTAATTTGTGCTGTAAAACAGGagtaaaacaaaagaggcagcTAATCACCCAATGGGCCAAAGACATGCAATCACTCCTACACAAGTATACAAAAATAGATATTTACATCATGCATAGTTTGGCTTTACAGTGGGGGGGCATGATTATTTGATCTTCTGTTGGATTTGTAGGTTTGAAGactatactgtatacaatataCAAGTGTGGCATATTAGTcacaaatgtatgaaaaattACCTCCGTGCTGGAGTCTGACAACTGTGATTCTGAAAAGAGGAGTGGGCCGAAATCCCTCCTGAGCTCTGTGCAAACCTGGTGACCAACTTGCTGCTTGCCAACAAGGGTTTCTATATCAAGTACGaacttatgttttgtttgaggaTCAAATGCTtacttttctcattaaaatgccaaatattttatcacatttataTTGTGCCACCTTTCTACTTTTACTGATACAGGGCCTATTActataatgaataaatacagaCAATTCATTTCCTTGTAAGTGAGAAAACTCACAAATTCAGCATGGATCATTCGTTTCCCCGAgctttttcaactattacaaatgaagaaaacatgcTGACAATATCAATGATGTTATTGGAAACCACAAGCAATGTAGAGGTAGCGCCCACTATTTAATTTAATCAAGTAAATGTTCTCTTTAGAGCGCCATGCAATTGTAGTGCTTTGCGACAAGTATACATTTCACATTACAATAGATATCATACGACTCCATAATCATATAAGGGAATAGAAATggcaatgattattatttttgtaacatttccaGTTTGTTGGAAATATTCGATACCTAACAGCCAAATCTATGATTATTAGAGCAATGAAGTTGGTTGACTGTTGGCATCCATCACACTATCAAGTTTCCTGCTTCTAAACACAAATTGTGTCAtgctaaataaataacatgctAATACCCACCCACCTACACCAAATATTTTTGAACACTTTAGGCAGCGACACGCACCGTGTCGTTGACAGTGCTTCTTTGTTCAATAAaaggctccttttttttttttttggaacctcgatttaacagacTAATAGGACGGGGGACGAGCGCTCGCTCTCGTAAACAACAGCCATAGATTCCATAGATAGATAGGTAAATACGTGAGCTGCATACCTAGGGTGACGCTAGGCTAATTTCCTTGCATTGCTCTTGATAAAATGTTGCCACATCCAACTtggctgccacgtaggcacaTCTGTTAGCCGGATCTAGtattcatactgtatatctgttaCAATAGCGGCACAAGCCAGAAATATGTGGCCCAGTCTCTGCCTATTGACTGTTCCACAACTCCAGTAAACAACAATGGCCGATTCTGGAACTAGAAACGGAGATTTGAGTGAACTGGGCACTATTTctggacactattttctgtccGTTCCAGCCGATAACCGTTATATCGGAGTcagttaaattgaggttccactgtactggcAATTGCAGTCCTCTTAATCGACTTGCTACTGACACATATTGGCTCCGGTGGACGTGCTTGTTTGTATTGACCAAATGTAAACGTTTTCAACATTAACGAAAAGCAATTGGTTTTTTCGCCTATACCCAAGTGCATTATTATGTTATTTGATCATTGTCATTGTGTCTTTTAGGGGCAGGGCTGGCTGTGCCGGAACTGCATGATGTCGACTGCGGTCTGATGCCACCAGTAAAGCATTGCAACCACCAAAACGTGCCACACCTGATGACTGGCGCCAACATAGTTCACGTGGcctaaaagaaagaaaggtatGTAAATACTCGATGTAAGCTTTTTTCGCTGTTGTGTAAAAACGGAACCAACAAGGAATGGGGCAACAAAGTTGCCCCCGGCTTTGGAGGTGGTATCTTCATACAAGATGACTCACCTTAGTAATTCTCCCTCTCCACTTCCTGAAATGCTATGTGTGCATCAATTTTCATCAACGTTAAGGCTGAGtagacaattattttttatactcCACTTGCATGACAGTTTGAATTTTTAGACTTCAGTATTCAACCAATTATCCTGTCGATTAAttagataaaaatgtatttagcattattaaacaaaataacaagTCCATGTGAGgtacaggtattatttttgtccacctggggtcgccatcctcacattctactgTCGTATCTGTGACTGAGTGTGTGTGACTAGTGCATGGGTGTCGACAAAGGAGAGCGTaaagttggctggctgttaaatGAGTGTTATAGAGTTGGCTGACTGTTAACTGAGTTTTAACTCCATGTGGGCAGTGACCATCGGCAACTCGCCTAGGAATGTGCTtattatgtgtttttttgtcttacCGATCaataatttgataatttcccacggcacacctgaagatcgctcatggcacactaatgtggcacggcacactggttgggaatcactgcactaagagaacagcaatgacacaTCTAGGAGGCAACAAAGAAACTCAGGACAACTGAGAATTTgatcaataaagcgattgaaagtgccCCGGGGAGTGTGTCTGTCCTTGACCACTTGCAGGGATATTACAATAGGTTCTAAATAGCAATAGCagactatattaaattagctaacatccGTGCGTTACCATGTGTTGGCAATCGGAGACATGCTGTTGTGGTACACATTGAAATTTTATGTTCCTTGGTAAGTGTGAAATAATACTTCTGTCTTTATGGACTCTTTCCCCCTGGCTCACCGCCATTGTGCCAACCCTATtgcactgtactttttcatTTAAACTGAGTGAATTCCACTAACATGTCCTCTTTCTCAGTGCATCGGCTGGTGAGTAGGCAGCACTTGGCGAGAGACAAAGGCGGAATGAAATGGACTCACCGGGGAAGCAGCGTTCAGGCATCTTGGTAATGTAGAACACGAAGGCAGCTGCACCGATTAGGTACATGACAATCAGGCGAGGCAGGAACATCtgcacaaatgacaaaacacaacGTCGGCAAAGCAATGTCATATTGAATAAAGTACTGAGATTCACCTGAGATTTACAGAATATGTAAAACTTTTGATTTTAGACTtcacattttattgattatCAAAGAAAGTGCAAAGCCTTTTTGGCCTTATGtccaatttaatttgaaaaaggcCATTTTCACACAGTGGCAAGTTGACCCAGCAACAACAGAAATattagaaatattttatttattttgtatagttttaataggttatttttacttcaacttttatgtgtaatacattttaatgtaattatttttaagtatttgttttatttttctatatctAAGTCCAGTGGTAATGTTCAATCTATACATGAAGCTACAGTGGCTTTCAATAATATTAAGtctactttttaggaataaaagctctgtcttgtttttgattaacATTTAGGACTACAACACTATTGTATcataatgttggtcatgatggtggtactttggAAACCACCGATCATGAGCTTTTGTTGGATGAATCTTTCCTCACCTTAACGATGTCACAGGTGAGCCCCCCATTGAGCAACACCCAGTGGCACGTCGGAACCACACCGATAACGGCTATGCCGAAGAagatggacacccttatgcacCGCCACTCAGCGGTCATGTACCGTGGGTGGAACTGGGCACCACAGACTAACAGGATCATGCACAGCACCGTCAGCGAGTAGACCTGCCGCCAAAActggaaaacaaaaagatgaTTAAAAACTGATTAAGTAGTGAAGTCCTGTCAGAGTTGGAGGAAATGCTGCGCGCCACATACAGCATTGCAATAGAAGGAATAATAGATGCCAGGCACGTAACAGCCCAAGATGCCGACAGAAATGCCCGCGTAGTCCAACGCCAGCCAGCGACGACTCGTCTTCTCCGATCGATGGCACAAGAACAGATGATAGCCGACGGAACACAACATGCACACCTAGAAGCAACACGTACACAAAATGGTTACAAACAGTGTGGTAATGTTACCATTCCAtattgcagtgattcccaaccactattAGCGTACcctgagagatcatcaggtgtgctgtaggAAGGATccaatttccatttttttccattttctatttacaaccccaattccaatgaagttgggatggtgtgttaaacataaataaaaaaggaatacaatgatttgcaaatcatcttcgacctatatttaattgaaaacaccacaaagacaagatatttaatgttcaaactgataaacttttttgtttacagcaaataatcattaacttggaattttacggctgcaaaacattccaaaaaagctgggacaggtggcaaaaaagactgagaaagttgaggaatgctcatcaaacacctgtttggaacatcccacaggtgaacaggctaattgggaacaggtgggtgccatgattgggtataaaaggagcttccctgaattgctcagtcattcacaagcaaagatggggcgaggttcacctctttgtgaacaagtgtgtgagaaaatagtcaaacagtttaaggacaatgttcctcaatgtacaattgcaaggaatttagggatttcattatctacggtccataatatcatcaaaggcagcactgcatcaaaaaccggcatcaatgtgtcaaggatatcaccacatgggctcaggaacacttcagaaaacctatgtcagtaaatacagtttggcgctacatccgtaagtgcaacttgaaactatgcaaagcaaaagccatttatcaacaacacccagaaatgccaccggcttctctgggcccgacctcatctaagatggactgatgcaaagtggaaaagtgttctgtggtccgacaagtccatatttcaaattgagtttggaaattgtggacgttgtctAAAGaggaaaattgtggacgttggccaaagaggaaaagaaccatctggactgttatggacgcaaagttcaaaagccagcatctgtgttggtatggggctgtgttagtgccaatggcatggataacttacacatctgtcaaggcaccattaatgctgaaaggtacatacaggttttggagaaacatacgctgccatccaagcgacgtctttttcatggacccccctgcttatttcagcaagacaatgccaaactaccttctgcacgcgttacaacagtgtggttttctagtaaaagagtgcgggtacgagactggcctacctgtctctcattgaaaatgtgtggcgcattatgaagcataaaatacaacaacgaagaccccggactgttgaacagctgaagctgtacatcaagcaaggatgggaaagaattccacctacaacgcttcaacaattagtgtcctctgttcccaaatgtttattgaatgttgttaaaagaaaaggtgatgtaacacagcggtaaacatgaccctatcccagcatttctggaacgtgttgcagccataaaattctattatttgctaaaaacaataaagtttatcagtttgaatattagatatcttgtctttgtagtatattcaattaaatgtaggttgaacgtgatttgcaaatcattgtattccgtttttatatatgtttaacacaacatcccaacttcattggaattggggttgtactacaaATAatctatctttgttcatctatctatcccagcaacatatagtgacacACAGTACAATTAAATGCCTATTAAATGCTAGATGGCCTTAGGTACAATTAACCGGTCtacttgttgccattcatacaagcAAATAACAGCTTTGTGTTTAACTCATAGGCCCAGATTTAATCACGCAACTAAGTTTATAAGTTGTATAATTACATTGTTATActttttattggaaaaaaatttgggtggtgtgccgtgaaagTTTTCTAATAAAAACGATGTGCTTTGActtaataaaggttgggaaacactgctttagTGGACACTTTATTAGGATTTTAATAGACAGTTAATTGTAGGGTCAAGTATAATCATGCTCAGTTTTAAGTGACACTGTGTGTGGCCTGCCAAAGCAAATCATGAGCGTCGACTTactgatttttgctaaaatattaAAGCAAAGCAAGCATATAttaaaaggtaatttgagcaaatttgttatttcagatgtagcaaactggtagcccttctcAATGACCCCTGGTTTACGGCAACCCAACCAGTTGAGGTAAAGAGCCACCCACTACAGAGACCCAGGTCTGTTTGAGGTTTCTTCCTAAGGGGGAGTTTTTGCTTGCCTCTGTTGCCTAGTGCTTGCTCATGCGAGATTAGTTGGTTTCTTAATTTGTGAGGAGCGTGGTTCTCGGCCTAGCCCATAtgtaaagtgccttgagataagttCCACTGTGAATTGatgatatgaaaataaaatttactttatttcacTTGACAACCAAACTTAGCATTATTAGCTTTTCACTTTTGTCTATCACTGAACAGGAAAAAACCGAGAGGTGCACCAAATGTTGTGGCCATCGGGTGTACATCAAAACTGGTTCTAAATTGTACATTGTTCATGTTCTGTAGACACGttgagctaaaaaaaacacacacacctatgtGAGGTATTAAAACACAATACCAACCAGTTCCACACCTGATTGGGAGGAGTGAATGGAATGAACCTGTTTTAGCAAAGATGAATTTCCTGAATTACTAAACTGGTTCGTGGCGCAGTACTTAAATGCAGTACTCTCTCAAAGAGGGGCCTCTGGTCGAGTAGATGCCGTGACACGGTTAACTGCTGGGTGTGTCGTCCTTTTAACAAATCCCCGCTCGGGTTAAACATCTTGAATGTTCATCGACTTAATCGTGCAACATCAACTCAAAACAATGCACGTCTACACCTACCTGGAAGCAAAACAGTCCTATGGCGTAGATGATGTAGTCCTCTCTGCTGGCTCCAGAAGCCGGCAGCACCCTCACGACGTCGTTGACCgacagagagaagaagagaaggaagCCCAGCAGGTGGCTCCAAATGTTCACAGTCTCATTGGACAGAATGAAAATACTTGAGGAGGAACAACAAACCAGACAGATTAGTTAGCACATTCTTAGTTAACATTATGCAGTGTTCCCCATTAGTCTCACCTCCTCAGGCAGAGTTTGGAAGGCAGGTGGGCCCTGTAGCCGTCCGTGATGTAGGGGTTCTCTCTGAGGTACATGGGGAGTTGCTCAAATGTGTACAGTCTTATCTTCTGTGGTAAGAGCACAGGCCATGACGGGTAACTGCCCAGCTCGACGTAGTGGATCGTCTTCAGCATCTTCATCTTTGCTTCTTCTCGTTCAAACTGAATAAGATGGGATGGAGAGGACAGGAAAATAAACCTGACAAGAGAGAcacaattacagtatttatcTTCTGATGACAGTTTTACATAATAACTATATATttaggtggcggcacggtgaccaactggttagagtgtcagcctcacagttctgaggacccgggttcaatccccggccccgactgtgtggagtttgcatgttctccccgtgcctgcgtgggttttctccgggcactccggtttcctcccacatcccaaaaacatgcataaattggagactctaaattgcccgtaggtgtgactgtgagtgtgaatggttgtctgtttgtatgtgccctgcgattggctggcaaccagttcagggtgtaccccacctcctgcccgatgacagctgggataggctccagcacgcccgcgaccctagtgaggataagcggctcagaaaatggatggaaggataactatatatttatttaatttctcaTAAACTCAGGCAACAAAGccaggatggatgaatggatatttttttaattcccaaaGTAGATGGTTAAGTATTTTATGAATTAACATaccaagacagacagacagacagatagaaatctgctcgctctcgctctctctctctctctctctctctctctctctctctctctctctctctctctctctctctctctctctctctctatatatatatatatatatatatatatatatatatatatatatatatatatacatatatatacatatatacatacatatatatatatatgtaaacatatatacatacatacatacatatatatatacatatacacatatatatacatacatatatatacatacatatatatatatacacatatatacatatatatatatatacatatatatatatatatatatatacatatacatatacacatatatacacacacatatagtatatatatatatatatatatatatatatacacacacacacacatattcctTGGACGCATAGTTGTACCCTAAACGCGTATGTGTAGCTTGAAAATGTACAGGCTTAAATCAAGCTGGTTAGCTTGATGATACATTCACAGGCATTATTTAGGGCAGCTAAATGGATTGAAAACAAACTGACCAGTGCCCGCTAGTCTCCGTGCCACAGTCGCCGATCTCTCCACTCAGCCATGATCTCGCCAATGTATCACACCGCTCGCGTTTCTCCTTCCGAATCGTTCATAATTGCTCAACAGCACGCACAAGGTAACGTCAGCAACTATTACAAAgcctgttttctttttgtatcaTCGTAAACAATGACACAGCGCTCTGCCGCCACTCACTGGTCAAATGTAAGTATTTCACCAGCAGTCCATTCATCAAATTAAGGGGGAGGGGGATAAATCATCATTTATGGCTGTAGTTTAAACAGTTCCCAATTGATTTCGAAAGCAA harbors:
- the LOC133413779 gene encoding progestin and adipoQ receptor family member 3-like isoform X1 — translated: MRFIFLSSPSHLIQFEREEAKMKMLKTIHYVELGSYPSWPVLLPQKIRLYTFEQLPMYLRENPYITDGYRAHLPSKLCLRSIFILSNETVNIWSHLLGFLLFFSLSVNDVVRVLPASGASREDYIIYAIGLFCFQVCMLCSVGYHLFLCHRSEKTSRRWLALDYAGISVGILGCYVPGIYYSFYCNAFWRQVYSLTVLCMILLVCGAQFHPRYMTAEWRCIRVSIFFGIAVIGVVPTCHWVLLNGGLTCDIVKMFLPRLIVMYLIGAAAFVFYITKMPERCFPGHVNYVGASHQVWHVLVVAMLYWWHQTAVDIMQFRHSQPCP
- the LOC133413779 gene encoding progestin and adipoQ receptor family member 3-like isoform X2, whose translation is MKMLKTIHYVELGSYPSWPVLLPQKIRLYTFEQLPMYLRENPYITDGYRAHLPSKLCLRSIFILSNETVNIWSHLLGFLLFFSLSVNDVVRVLPASGASREDYIIYAIGLFCFQVCMLCSVGYHLFLCHRSEKTSRRWLALDYAGISVGILGCYVPGIYYSFYCNAFWRQVYSLTVLCMILLVCGAQFHPRYMTAEWRCIRVSIFFGIAVIGVVPTCHWVLLNGGLTCDIVKMFLPRLIVMYLIGAAAFVFYITKMPERCFPGHVNYVGASHQVWHVLVVAMLYWWHQTAVDIMQFRHSQPCP